A section of the Alphaproteobacteria bacterium genome encodes:
- a CDS encoding MerC domain-containing protein, which produces MNKTFQAFNILSILCIIGCTLPISVPLLFGTGTTLGIFSFAENNLERYILIFLALTTITVSGVIFMKKKSSKCHTPIKCNCGTEKN; this is translated from the coding sequence ATGAATAAAACTTTTCAGGCATTTAATATATTATCAATATTATGCATTATTGGTTGCACTTTACCAATTTCAGTACCATTATTGTTTGGTACTGGTACTACACTGGGAATATTTTCATTTGCAGAAAATAATTTAGAAAGATATATTTTAATTTTTCTAGCTTTAACTACTATTACAGTAAGTGGCGTAATATTTATGAAAAAAAAATCATCAAAATGCCATACACCTATTAAATGTAATTGTGGCACAGAAAAAAATTAA
- a CDS encoding helix-turn-helix domain-containing protein — METKKAIGALAALAQESRLKIFRLLIQYGTDGLSAGKISKLAKIPNSSLSFHLKELTYTGLISACQQGRFLFYSANFAIMTDLISFLTENCCNGLCNPICNPISQKSVKTNK, encoded by the coding sequence ATGGAAACAAAAAAAGCTATTGGTGCCTTAGCGGCTCTTGCCCAAGAATCAAGACTTAAAATCTTTCGTCTTCTTATCCAATATGGTACTGATGGGTTAAGTGCAGGAAAAATTAGCAAACTAGCCAAAATACCAAATTCATCTTTGTCTTTTCATCTTAAAGAACTGACTTATACAGGGCTTATATCTGCATGCCAACAAGGTCGTTTTTTATTTTACTCAGCAAATTTTGCAATAATGACTGATTTAATTTCTTTTTTAACTGAAAACTGCTGCAATGGTCTTTGTAATCCTATTTGTAACCCTATATCACAAAAATCAGTTAAAACGAATAAATAG
- a CDS encoding ATP-binding cassette domain-containing protein: protein MKTLLSCIDIHYTVGLRVLFDNLNLTIGQNQHIGLVGHNGCGKSTLLSILAGTLEPTSGKITKKQGLKLSIIEQFLPAGLQEKTLIECILDIAPKDEREQLSYKADILLEEMGFLKTKDSQQAKSLSGGEINRLMLARALMNEPDLLLLDEPTNHLDLETQIFFEEYFGKKISCAFLVVSHDRTFLDKVTDHTIFLRDKKIYSFHLPFTKARDQLRHHDIAAEATRKTEELEIKRLTQSAKRMAEWGKVYDNEKLAKRAKAMMKRVEALKDNITFVTRDHAADLRLQTQDTKAKKLLTIKDFTVKIDQNVLFQLDNFYVRPGDRLALFGKNGSGKTTFLQHLMKAYQHPDAYPNVRFNPQCKISYYDQNLSFSQYQETLFNLLHKRTKLNSQALHHELINIGFTYDRHEQPIHTLSGGERARLMFLLIKLERPNLLILDEPTNHIDIEGKEKLEQEVLENNPALICVSHDRHFITALANRFMLIDKKKLIALDDIEDYYKNLTPFTDTVKEIKTHHKTNISKKKNNDMDDGSELTQNSDPDLLLEELVGLEEKLEADQQRKLSHQKPNLQREWSARIQEIYKILEEKKNL from the coding sequence ATGAAAACGTTATTAAGTTGTATTGATATTCATTATACGGTTGGGTTGCGTGTTCTGTTTGATAATCTTAATCTTACGATCGGTCAAAACCAGCATATTGGATTGGTTGGACATAATGGATGTGGGAAATCAACCTTGCTTTCAATTTTGGCAGGTACGTTAGAACCAACATCAGGAAAGATTACAAAAAAACAGGGTTTAAAACTATCAATTATTGAACAATTTCTACCCGCAGGGCTTCAAGAAAAAACGCTGATTGAGTGTATTTTAGATATTGCTCCAAAAGATGAACGGGAACAACTTTCCTATAAAGCGGATATCTTGCTTGAAGAAATGGGTTTCCTTAAAACCAAAGATTCGCAGCAAGCAAAATCTCTTTCGGGGGGTGAAATCAACCGGTTAATGTTGGCACGCGCTCTTATGAATGAACCTGATCTATTATTACTGGATGAACCCACCAATCATCTTGATCTTGAAACACAGATTTTTTTTGAAGAATATTTTGGGAAAAAAATATCTTGTGCCTTTTTGGTGGTCAGTCACGATCGAACTTTTTTAGATAAAGTGACAGATCATACAATTTTTTTACGTGATAAAAAAATCTATTCATTTCATTTACCTTTTACCAAGGCACGCGACCAATTACGTCATCATGATATCGCGGCAGAAGCTACACGAAAAACTGAAGAATTAGAAATTAAAAGATTAACCCAAAGTGCCAAACGCATGGCAGAATGGGGTAAGGTTTATGATAATGAAAAATTAGCAAAACGGGCCAAGGCCATGATGAAACGTGTGGAAGCCTTAAAAGACAATATAACTTTTGTAACGCGTGATCATGCAGCGGATCTTCGCCTGCAAACCCAAGATACGAAGGCTAAAAAGCTTTTAACAATTAAAGATTTTACGGTAAAAATTGATCAGAATGTTTTATTTCAATTGGATAATTTTTACGTGCGTCCCGGGGACCGGTTGGCTCTTTTTGGTAAAAATGGATCAGGTAAAACTACTTTCTTGCAGCATTTGATGAAGGCTTATCAACACCCTGATGCCTATCCAAATGTGCGTTTTAATCCTCAATGTAAAATAAGCTATTATGATCAAAATTTATCTTTCAGCCAGTATCAAGAAACTTTGTTTAATCTTTTGCACAAACGGACAAAATTAAATAGCCAAGCTTTGCATCATGAATTAATTAATATTGGCTTTACCTATGATCGGCATGAACAACCCATTCATACATTAAGTGGGGGGGAGCGGGCACGGTTGATGTTTTTGTTGATCAAATTGGAAAGACCAAATTTATTGATTTTAGATGAACCCACCAACCATATTGATATTGAGGGTAAAGAAAAATTAGAACAAGAGGTTTTGGAAAATAATCCTGCTCTTATATGCGTAAGCCATGATCGGCATTTTATTACAGCCCTTGCCAATCGTTTCATGCTTATTGATAAAAAGAAATTAATCGCGCTAGATGATATCGAAGATTATTATAAAAATTTGACGCCTTTTACAGACACAGTAAAAGAGATTAAGACGCATCATAAAACTAATATATCCAAGAAAAAAAATAATGATATGGATGATGGATCTGAATTAACTCAGAATTCTGATCCAGATTTATTGCTAGAAGAATTGGTAGGATTAGAAGAAAAGTTAGAGGCCGATCAACAACGAAAACTTTCCCACCAAAAACCAAACTTACAACGCGAATGGTCAGCGCGCATCCAAGAAATTTATAAAATATTGGAAGAAAAGAAAAATTTATAG
- a CDS encoding class I SAM-dependent methyltransferase, which yields MTKQFLYHLSPLSQNFAECVRSAETLILYEATLICQLRIAGPEIMQHVKKFSSWKKIKNILEVGCGPGEGAKKLSEYALLQNKNYTGIDLEPYFIDQARYKNLGSNINFIQGDIFTYTQKGFNALLLIAVLQHLGDIHSVALKFRDLIDKDGYVFLFDTLPGSTIDRFEFNPSIPQIAQMYDSISYQKTLGKRNNMCLVEFKEQASKLGFKVIHQERIEMTVLPELREDYIRSIFLASELIKRMYQVDIDQDDLLNRLLYWLSSNGTAILRGWGKLILQAI from the coding sequence ATGACCAAACAATTCCTTTATCACCTATCTCCTTTAAGCCAAAATTTTGCGGAATGTGTTAGATCTGCCGAAACATTAATTTTATATGAAGCGACCTTAATATGTCAGTTACGGATTGCTGGTCCAGAAATTATGCAGCATGTTAAAAAATTTTCCTCCTGGAAAAAAATTAAAAATATTCTAGAGGTTGGGTGTGGACCAGGAGAGGGCGCAAAGAAATTATCAGAGTATGCGTTGCTTCAAAATAAAAATTACACAGGTATCGATCTTGAACCCTATTTTATTGATCAGGCACGTTATAAAAATTTGGGGTCGAATATAAATTTTATCCAAGGTGACATATTTACCTATACCCAAAAGGGTTTTAATGCACTTTTGTTGATTGCCGTTTTGCAGCATCTTGGTGATATTCATTCTGTGGCTTTAAAATTTCGTGACCTTATAGATAAGGATGGATATGTTTTTCTCTTTGATACGTTGCCAGGATCAACGATTGATCGTTTTGAATTCAATCCTTCTATACCCCAAATTGCCCAAATGTATGATAGTATTTCGTACCAAAAAACATTGGGTAAAAGAAATAATATGTGTCTTGTTGAATTTAAAGAACAAGCATCAAAATTGGGATTTAAGGTTATTCATCAAGAAAGAATAGAAATGACAGTTTTACCAGAATTACGTGAAGATTATATACGATCTATTTTTCTTGCGAGCGAACTGATTAAAAGAATGTATCAGGTTGATATAGATCAAGACGATCTTTTAAATCGTCTTCTTTACTGGTTATCTTCAAATGGTACAGCAATTCTTCGGGGATGGGGTAAATTGATTCTTCAAGCAATTTAG
- a CDS encoding DUF1761 domain-containing protein: protein MGINLLIILGASLSVFLLGGLWYSPLMFGHAWQEAEQENNLKTKKGHGVKVFIYAYGFAFFAALGFASFLPANFSFFDSLMTGFLIGLCFVGSSFGINYLFAGRSFKLFWIDAGYHLCQFTLYGLIFGLWR, encoded by the coding sequence ATGGGCATAAATTTACTGATAATTTTGGGTGCTTCTTTATCTGTATTTTTGTTGGGTGGATTATGGTATTCACCCCTTATGTTTGGACATGCCTGGCAAGAAGCCGAGCAAGAAAATAATTTAAAAACTAAAAAAGGTCATGGGGTTAAGGTTTTTATTTATGCCTATGGATTTGCGTTTTTTGCTGCTTTAGGATTTGCATCTTTTTTACCCGCAAATTTTTCTTTTTTTGACTCTTTGATGACGGGGTTTTTAATTGGGCTATGTTTTGTAGGGTCATCTTTTGGTATCAATTATCTTTTTGCAGGGCGAAGTTTTAAATTATTTTGGATTGATGCAGGGTATCATCTATGCCAATTTACCTTGTATGGGTTAATTTTTGGATTGTGGCGTTAG
- a CDS encoding methylated-DNA--[protein]-cysteine S-methyltransferase, protein MSSTFYTKLQSPLGDLLVISDGRFLTGLYLPNQKLLRQKISGQKISGQEHSMAQNDTHPFWSNVKHQLDNFFLKEQFVFDIPVRPKGTEFQLKVWKALQTISLGQILTYKELALMINHPKAVRAVGFANACNPISIVIPCHRVIGSNGHLTGYAGGLSNKQWLLNHEKHMIHSKEEFKIVA, encoded by the coding sequence ATGTCTTCTACATTCTATACAAAACTTCAAAGTCCATTGGGTGATTTATTAGTTATATCAGATGGTAGATTCTTAACGGGTCTTTATTTGCCCAATCAAAAATTACTTAGGCAAAAAATATCTGGGCAAAAAATATCTGGTCAAGAACATTCAATGGCTCAAAACGATACTCATCCCTTTTGGTCTAATGTAAAGCATCAATTAGATAATTTCTTTTTAAAGGAACAATTTGTTTTTGATATTCCCGTTCGTCCAAAGGGTACAGAATTTCAGCTCAAAGTATGGAAAGCTTTACAAACCATATCCCTTGGCCAGATCTTGACCTATAAAGAATTAGCTTTGATGATTAATCACCCTAAAGCTGTACGTGCGGTTGGATTTGCTAACGCTTGTAATCCAATTTCTATTGTTATTCCATGTCACAGAGTTATAGGATCAAATGGTCATTTGACAGGGTATGCAGGTGGGCTTTCAAATAAACAGTGGTTACTTAATCATGAAAAGCACATGATCCATTCCAAAGAAGAATTTAAAATTGTTGCATAA
- a CDS encoding helix-turn-helix domain-containing protein: protein MNDNLWYQALRSRDIRFDGLFFVGVTTTGIYCRPICTARTPKKQHCRFFSHAAAAESEYFRPCLRCRPEIAPAYTPWNAHQNLAYQLAQSIRENFLNKDHSLDDLASEFNLSTRHLRRILVKEWGVSPVQLAQTYRLLLAKQLLSQTNLPIIDIAYASGFSSLRRFNHVLKTHYHLTPTQLRKNLEPQKIQTHGFKLSLGYRPPLAWQQLLQFLSHRAIKGIEYVDDQSYKRTLDIDGHKGWVHVTHAPNGYYLDVEISFSLLPVLSKTLNLLRDFFDLRARPDIINAYLNQDKRLAKIIQKYPGVRVPGTLNIFELMWRAVLGQKISVKAATTLASRLVEKFGSKFTTPFQELVQLSPDPKILKTCEPDHLADLGIGFPKAKIIIELAKLCANDETHSFKFNNLSNSEIFIERILKISGIGPWTAHYIAMRAFRWPDAFLRDDLIVCRMAGATAKQLEKLSEVWRPWRAYAVMYFWLLAAEPDLVSKN from the coding sequence ATGAATGATAATTTATGGTATCAAGCTTTAAGATCACGTGACATAAGGTTCGATGGTTTATTTTTTGTGGGGGTCACCACAACGGGTATTTATTGCCGGCCTATTTGCACAGCCCGTACGCCAAAGAAACAGCATTGTCGTTTTTTCTCTCATGCGGCGGCGGCAGAAAGTGAATATTTTCGCCCCTGTTTACGGTGTCGTCCAGAAATTGCGCCTGCTTATACGCCTTGGAATGCACATCAAAATCTTGCTTATCAACTTGCTCAATCAATTCGTGAAAATTTTCTTAATAAAGATCATTCCTTGGATGATTTAGCATCTGAATTTAATCTAAGTACCCGGCATTTAAGACGTATTCTGGTAAAAGAATGGGGGGTATCTCCTGTTCAATTGGCGCAAACTTACCGGTTGCTTTTGGCCAAACAACTTTTATCACAAACCAATTTGCCCATTATTGATATTGCCTATGCTAGTGGTTTTTCAAGTTTGCGACGTTTTAATCATGTATTAAAAACCCATTATCATCTGACACCTACACAATTACGCAAAAATTTGGAACCCCAAAAAATACAAACCCATGGATTTAAACTTAGCCTTGGATACCGCCCCCCTTTGGCGTGGCAACAATTATTGCAATTCTTATCCCACAGAGCGATTAAGGGAATAGAATATGTTGATGATCAAAGTTATAAACGAACCCTAGATATTGATGGGCATAAAGGTTGGGTTCATGTAACTCATGCTCCAAATGGGTATTATCTTGATGTTGAAATTTCTTTTTCTCTTTTACCCGTTTTATCAAAAACGTTAAATTTGCTTCGAGATTTTTTTGATTTGCGGGCACGACCTGACATTATTAATGCGTATCTTAACCAAGATAAAAGATTAGCAAAAATTATTCAAAAATATCCAGGGGTGCGTGTTCCCGGAACATTAAATATATTTGAATTAATGTGGCGTGCTGTTTTGGGTCAAAAAATAAGTGTAAAAGCCGCAACCACATTGGCATCACGGTTGGTCGAAAAATTTGGATCAAAATTTACAACCCCCTTTCAGGAATTGGTTCAACTATCACCTGATCCAAAAATTTTAAAGACATGTGAGCCCGACCATCTAGCAGATTTAGGTATTGGGTTTCCAAAAGCAAAAATAATTATTGAGTTAGCAAAATTATGTGCAAATGATGAAACACATTCTTTTAAATTCAATAATTTAAGTAATTCAGAAATTTTTATTGAAAGAATTTTAAAAATATCGGGAATTGGTCCATGGACCGCCCATTATATTGCAATGCGTGCTTTTCGTTGGCCAGATGCCTTTTTAAGGGATGATTTAATCGTCTGTCGTATGGCGGGTGCCACTGCAAAACAATTGGAAAAATTATCTGAAGTTTGGCGTCCATGGCGTGCCTATGCTGTTATGTATTTTTGGCTATTGGCGGCAGAGCCAGATTTAGTATCTAAGAACTGA
- a CDS encoding HigA family addiction module antidote protein produces the protein MANKSSSPSTVLHPGKVLKKQFLDKISISQNALADEIGVARNRVHAIIRGQRSVTVDTDLRLCKFFKVSEGYFLNLQNLFDRQKVKRQLQTALKNIKPYR, from the coding sequence ATGGCTAATAAATCATCATCACCATCAACGGTTTTGCATCCAGGTAAGGTTTTAAAAAAACAATTTCTTGATAAAATTTCAATTAGCCAAAATGCTTTGGCTGATGAAATAGGTGTAGCACGCAATCGTGTGCATGCAATTATCAGAGGACAACGTTCTGTAACAGTTGATACGGATCTTAGATTATGTAAATTTTTTAAAGTATCAGAAGGGTATTTTTTAAATTTACAAAATCTTTTTGATCGCCAAAAAGTAAAACGCCAATTACAAACCGCCTTAAAAAATATTAAACCTTATAGATAA